A region of the Planktothrix serta PCC 8927 genome:
AATTTAAACCTCCATGTTTCTTGATATAAATCTTCTGATGATAATTGTATTTCTTCTGTATAGCATCCATTTTGATACCAAAAGTTAAAAAACTGTTGAATTCTATTTTCTAAATCTGTAGGACTAACACAAAGGAAATAATTCATGCCTGACTGACTTTCCCTAATAGTATTAGCTAAGTTATTGATTTCAAATCCTGTAATATCTAATATATTTGAAAAAATATGTAACTTGATGTTCTGAGTTGATGTTGAAAAGTCATTTTTATTTAAGGATTCAAGCTGTTTATTAATTAATTTAATATCTATATTCTGGGAATCCAAACGCAAATGATTTATATGTAAAATTCCACGGCTTAAAGCTATTTCGGAAGGTTCAATTAATGTAATTCTATCTATTATTATACTCGGAAAATTATTCTGTATTAAATAATCAAGAAAGCAGGTTGTTCCTAATGCTTGTCCACACCCATAATCAATTATCTCTATATTTAGATTTATTTGGAATTGAGTTAAATTACTAAAGAATCTTTCTAATAAATATAATAATTTATAATAATGAGAGCCACCATAAAAGGCAAAATAAGCCAAAAGAGTATTTTCCTCAGATAAAATATTTAAACCATGTGCTAGTTTACTCCAATGGTATCCCCAATTATTGCGTGGTATTTGATAACGAAAAGTCTCAACATTATACTTATATATTGACCAAAAATCTTGTGGTATAGAAGCTAAATTTTGTGCATATAAGGTATTTTTTTCTGTTAAAATTTCTATTTTTTTGTGAATTTTTTTCCGTGGGTCTTTGATTTTTGTTAAGAGAGAACTATTTTGGGGTTCACTGGTTATTTTTGACTGAGTTTTCTTGTCAATTAATTGTAAAAGATTTCTCTCTTGATTTTGAAGGTTATCAATGACATTTTGCAGATTCTCTCGCTGGGTATTTAGAGATTTAATCTCTTCTTTAAGACTATTAACCTCTCCAATAATTAAATTATATTCTAATTCAATAGTTAGTTTTAATTGAGTTTTTATATCAATTACTTTTACCAGTTTTATCTTTTGATTTTTCAGGTTTAAAATCTGATTTTCAAGGCTTTTTAAGGTTTCGGTTTGGCTATTGAGCTTTTTAAGTTCTCCTTCAGATTTTTTGCTTAAAACAAACGCACTACTAAGGGTACTAATTGTTGCTATACCACCTATGGCAGCACTTTTAGTAATATTTTTCTCTACTACTATACCTAAACCAAAAGCAATACTAAAACTCAATGTTCCTAATAAAAATAAATTTTTCATAACTTGATTCTCCGTCATTTTACAATTACAATGAATTTATTTAAAGTAAAAATAAAAAAATCGATAAAAGAAAATCTTTTAGCATTTCGCATTTTCTTTCGCTTCTTCTTGTTCTAATAAGCTGATTAATTTCTGAGCCGCATCACCATAATCATAAGGCGACCAAAGACGATAAACCACGTCATTATCTAAGGATTTTAAACCTTCTTCTTTCGCTAATTCGGTCGTTAAAAACTGCATCATTTCAACCTTCTCAGCACGGGATAATGGCCGCAGTTGTGCCAATAATTCAGGATTTGACATAAAACCTCCTTGAATTCATTTTTCTATCTTACCACTACTCCAAAGATTTTACCTAACCCTCGCGGAACTCAAAATCTATGTAAGAAACCGGGTTTCTGGGACAATTTTTGCGGCTTACCCAAGATTAAATTAAGAAACCCGGT
Encoded here:
- a CDS encoding kinetochore Spc7 family protein, translated to MKNLFLLGTLSFSIAFGLGIVVEKNITKSAAIGGIATISTLSSAFVLSKKSEGELKKLNSQTETLKSLENQILNLKNQKIKLVKVIDIKTQLKLTIELEYNLIIGEVNSLKEEIKSLNTQRENLQNVIDNLQNQERNLLQLIDKKTQSKITSEPQNSSLLTKIKDPRKKIHKKIEILTEKNTLYAQNLASIPQDFWSIYKYNVETFRYQIPRNNWGYHWSKLAHGLNILSEENTLLAYFAFYGGSHYYKLLYLLERFFSNLTQFQINLNIEIIDYGCGQALGTTCFLDYLIQNNFPSIIIDRITLIEPSEIALSRGILHINHLRLDSQNIDIKLINKQLESLNKNDFSTSTQNIKLHIFSNILDITGFEINNLANTIRESQSGMNYFLCVSPTDLENRIQQFFNFWYQNGCYTEEIQLSSEDLYQETWRFKLDKFKLDKIHRTQKLFYVNL